The genomic region CCGATTGGCCGCGGCCAGCGCGAATTGATCATCGGCGACCGCGCCACCGGCAAGACGACGGTCGCTATTGACACCATTCTCAACCAAGCCCAGATCAACAAGGCCAACATCGGCAACCCCGATTTCCGCCCGATCTACTCGATCTACGTCGGCATCGGTCAGAAGAACTCGAACATCGCCCGCTCCATCGCCATTCTGGAAAAAGCGGGTGCGATGGAATACACGATCATCGTTTCCGCCTCCGCCTCTGAGAGCGCGACCAACCAATATCTCGCTCCGTTTGCCGGTGCCGCGATGAGCGAGTGGTTCATGGACAACGGCATGGACGCCCTGATCGTCTATGACGATCTTTCCAAGCACGCTGTCGCCTACCGCCAGGTGTCGCTCGTTTTGAAGCGCCCATCGGGCCGCGAGGCATATCCTGGCGACGTGTTTTATCTCCACAGCCGCCTGCTCGAACGCAGCGCTCGCGTGGATGAGAAAAACGGCAACGGTTCCGTCACCGCGCTCCCGATCATCGAGACGCAGGCAGGCGACGTGTCGGCTTACATTCCCACGAACGTGATTTCCATCACCGACGGCCAGATTTATCTGGAAACCGACTTGTTCTATCAGGGCATTCGTCCCGCGATTTCGGTCGGTCTCTCGGTCTCCCGTGTCGGTTCCGCCGCGCAGATCAAAGCCACCAAGCAAGTCGCCGGCAAGATCAAAGGTGACTTGGCCCAGTATCGCGAGCTCGCGGCGTTCGCCCAATTTGGTTCGGACTTGGATGCGAAAACCAAGGCCACGCTCGACCGCGGTGCCCGCATCGTGGAACTCTTCAAGCAGACGCAATACATGCCGCTCGCCATCGAGTTGCAGGTCGCTGTGCTCTGGACCATGCAGAATGGTTACCTCGACGACATCGCCGTGGACAAGATCAAGGATTTCCAGAACAAGCTGATGGAGTTTTTCAAAACCCGGAAAACCGATTTGCTTGCCAAGATCATCGACAAAAAGGCGATTGACGACGACATCACTGCGGAACTCAAATCTGCCCTCTCCGACTTCAAATCGACCTACAAGTAGGTCTGACTCCGCCCACGTTTTGATTTCTGCCTAACTCCGATGGCCGCCAACACCCGAGATATTCGACGCCGCATTAAGTCGGTCAAAAACACCGCCCAAATCACCAAGGCGATGCAGATGGTCGCTGCCTCGAAGATGCGCAAAGCCCAACAGCTCGCGCTCGACGCCCGTCCATACGCGGCAGCCTTGCGCAAGATGGCAGTCGCATTGCGCGGCCTCAATTCGGATCAAACTCACCCGCTGCTCGAAGCGCGTCCGGTCGCGAAGGAATTGGTCCTGATCGTGGCCACCGACAAAGGTCTGTGCGGCGCGTTGAACACCAATTTACTGCGCGAAGCGTCGAAGTTTGACCCGGCGAAAACGATCTTCGTGACCTTGGGCCGCAAAGGTTCCCAATGGGTCGCCCGCAACAGGCGCGATCTGGTGGCCGATTTCCCGATCAAGGATTCGCCGACCTTTTTGGAGACGAAACTGGTTTCCAAATTCATCGTGGAGAAGTTTCTATCGGGTGAAGTGGATCGCGTGACCGTGCTCTACACCAACTTCAAAAACACCCTGACCCAAATACCGAAGACGGTGCAACTCGTCCCGGTGACCTCCGAGTTCGAGCAAGCCGACTTCCATTCTAATGGTGACGCAACGACGGCCGCGAGCAGCGATATTTTGTTTGAGCCCGACGCGGCTTCCTTCCTCGACGCGCTCCTTCCCTACTCCGTGCACATCGCAGTTTACAATGCGGTCCTCGAAGCCCGCGCCTCGGAGCACAGCGCCCGAATGGTCGCTATGAAGAGCGCTACGGACAATGCGAAATCGCTCATCAAAGACCTTTCCCTCGAATATAACAAACTTCGCCAGGCCAGCATCACCACAGAATTGCTGGAAATCTCCACCGCACAAATGGTCCTTGGTCAGTAAAACTCTCCACACACAGACAACCCTCAACTTTTTATGAGCACAGACACCGCCACAAACATCGGCACCATCGTCCAAGTCATCGGCCCCGTCATCGACGTCGATTACAGCAAATCGGGACAGTTGCCAAAAATCTACGAAGCCCTCGAAATCGACTTTGAAGTCGGCGGCGTCGCCAACCACCTCGTTCTCGAAGTGCAGCAGCATCTCGGCCAGGGTTGGGTGCGCGCCATTGCGATGAGTTCCTGCGAAGGCCTTAAGCGCGGCTACGACGTCAAGGCGACTGGCGCTCCGATCAGCGTTCCTGTCGGCGACGGCATTCTCGGCCGCATTTTCAACGTCACCGGCGATCCCGTGGACGAGCGCGGACCTGTTCCTCACACCAAGCGTTATCCGATTCATCGTCCGGCTCCGACCCTCGTCGAGCAGGACACCAGCGCCTCCATTTTGGAGACCGGCATCAAGGTCATCGATCTGATTTGCCCGTTCACCAAGGGCGGCAAAGTCGGTGCATTCGGTGGTGCGGGCGTCGGCAAGACGGTCGTCATTCTCGAGCTCATCAACAACATCGCCAAGGAACACGGCGGCTTTTCCGTTTTCGCCGGAGTCGGCGAACGTTCCCGTGAGGGCAACGATCTTTACCACGAAATGAGCGACGCCGGGGTCATCAACCAAGCCGATCTCAGCAAGTCCAAAGTCGCGCTCGTTTATGGCCAGATGAACGAACCTCCTGGCGCCCGTCTCCGCGTCGCGCTCTCCGCCCTCTCCATGGCCGAATATTTCCGTGACGAGAAAAACCAGGACGTGCTTCTCTTTGTAGACAACGTCTTCCGTTTCTCGCAGGCCGGTTCAGAAGTCTCCGCCTTGCTCGGACGCACCCCGTCCGCAGTCGGTTACCAGCCGACTCTCGCCTCCGAAATGGGCACGCTCCAGGAGCGCATCACCTCGACCACGAAAGGTTCCATCACCTCCGTGCAGGCGGTTTATGTTCCGGCGGACGATTTGACCGATCCGGCTCCGGCGAACACCTTCGCGCACTTGGATTCCACCGTCGTGCTCGAGCGTTCCATCGCCGAGTTGGGCATTTATCCAGCGGTCGATCCGTTGGCCTCGACCTCCAAGGCACTCTCGCCCGACATCATCGGCGAGGAACACTACAACGTCGCTCGCGGCGTGCAGCGTGTGCTCCAGCGTTACAAGGATCTTCAAGACATCATCGCCATCCTGGGTATGGACGAACTCAGCCCGGAGGACAAAACCACCGTCTTCCGCGCTCGCAAAATCCAGCGTTTCCTCTCGCAGCCGTTTCACGTCGCGGAAGTCTTCACCGGAACTCCCGGCCAGTATGTTTCCATCGCTGAAACCGTGCGAGGCTTCAAGGAAATCCTCGAAGGCAAACACGACGACGTTCCAGAAGGCAACTTCTACATGAAGGGCGGCATCGACCAGATCAAGGACTGAGTCGAGTTTCATTCGAATCTGCAACGCTGAATTCTGTGGCTACACTAAACCTGCAAATCGTCACTCCCGACAAACTCACCTTCAACGACGACGTGGACTCGGTGGTGCTGCCCGGCGTGGACGGAGAACTCGGCATTTTTCCTATGCACATCCCGCTCATGACCTCGATTCGCCCCGGTGAATTGGTCATCAGCCAAAAGGGAAAAGTGACGCATCTCGCCGTGGGCGAAGGCTTCGTCGAGGTCACCGGCGTCAGCGTCAGCGTCGTCACCGACATGGCGGTCGAGGAATCTCACATCAACGAGGCCAAAGTGCAGGAAGCGCTTGATCGCGCTCAAACTCGACTCAAGGAGGGCGCACTGGAAGGCGAGGACCTCGCATCCGTCGAATCGTCGATCACCCGCAGTCTGGCGCAGTTGAAAGTGAAACGCCGGACGCATCACTAAAGAACGTGGCCAATCTGGCCTCTTCAAGAAAACCGCCCATGCCTCGGCATCGGCGGTTTTTTTGTGATCTTTTCGGGTTCATTAGAATACGGCCCGGCAATTGCTTGAATCGGAGTCAAAGTTGTACCGGATGAAGATTTCCCCCCCAGAGCCAGAGACGAATAAAAAGATCCACAAGACCAAAATGAGGCCGAGCGCGGAGACGCAGTTCTCGATTTTGAATGCGCTGCCCGCGCATGTCGCGCTGATCGACAACCTGGGTAGGATTCTTTTGGTAAACGACGCCTGGCGGCATTTCACCACGGAAAACGTGCTGCAAAGTCCCGAAGTTGGCAAAAATTACCTCAACATCTGCGACGCAACGACGGGCGAAGACTCTCTAGATGCGCACGCCGCGGCAGCCGGGATTCGTCAGGTTTTGCGTGGGGAGGTGAAGGATTTTGCAATGGAATATCCGTGCCCCTCGTCCGAGGAGCCGTGCTGGTTTCGGCTGATGGCGACGCCGGTGGACCATGGCGAAGTGAGCGGCGCAGTGGTGATGCACGTCAACATTACGGATCGAAAGCAGGCGGAGGAGGCACTCAAAAGAAGTGAGGCGAGTCTGGTCGTGGCCCAGCGCATTTCGCATTTTGGGAGTTGGGAGTTGGACCTCACTCTCCCGGACATCGACGGCAATGCCTTGCACTGGTCCGATGAAATGTTCCGCATCGCGGGCTTCGAACCGGGTTCGGTGCGCGTGACGAATGAGCTATTTTTCAGTCTGGTGCCGCCCGAAGAGCACGCCCTCATTCGCGAAACGGTGGCGAAGGCCATCCTCGACCGAAAACCTTATTCTCTGGTTCACCGCCTGATCCAGCCCGACGGCACCGAATGCATCGTGCATGAGTCGGCGGAGATTTTCTTTGATGAAAAAACCGGAGGTCCGACCAAGATGATCGGCACCGCACAGAACATCACCTCGCAGCGCCGGGCGCAGGAAGCGATCCGCCTGCAGGCCCACATGCTCAACCACATCGGGCAGGCCGTCATCGCGA from Chthoniobacterales bacterium harbors:
- the atpG gene encoding ATP synthase F1 subunit gamma, whose amino-acid sequence is MAANTRDIRRRIKSVKNTAQITKAMQMVAASKMRKAQQLALDARPYAAALRKMAVALRGLNSDQTHPLLEARPVAKELVLIVATDKGLCGALNTNLLREASKFDPAKTIFVTLGRKGSQWVARNRRDLVADFPIKDSPTFLETKLVSKFIVEKFLSGEVDRVTVLYTNFKNTLTQIPKTVQLVPVTSEFEQADFHSNGDATTAASSDILFEPDAASFLDALLPYSVHIAVYNAVLEARASEHSARMVAMKSATDNAKSLIKDLSLEYNKLRQASITTELLEISTAQMVLGQ
- the atpC gene encoding ATP synthase F1 subunit epsilon; translation: MATLNLQIVTPDKLTFNDDVDSVVLPGVDGELGIFPMHIPLMTSIRPGELVISQKGKVTHLAVGEGFVEVTGVSVSVVTDMAVEESHINEAKVQEALDRAQTRLKEGALEGEDLASVESSITRSLAQLKVKRRTHH
- the atpA gene encoding F0F1 ATP synthase subunit alpha → PIGRGQRELIIGDRATGKTTVAIDTILNQAQINKANIGNPDFRPIYSIYVGIGQKNSNIARSIAILEKAGAMEYTIIVSASASESATNQYLAPFAGAAMSEWFMDNGMDALIVYDDLSKHAVAYRQVSLVLKRPSGREAYPGDVFYLHSRLLERSARVDEKNGNGSVTALPIIETQAGDVSAYIPTNVISITDGQIYLETDLFYQGIRPAISVGLSVSRVGSAAQIKATKQVAGKIKGDLAQYRELAAFAQFGSDLDAKTKATLDRGARIVELFKQTQYMPLAIELQVAVLWTMQNGYLDDIAVDKIKDFQNKLMEFFKTRKTDLLAKIIDKKAIDDDITAELKSALSDFKSTYK
- the atpD gene encoding F0F1 ATP synthase subunit beta yields the protein MSTDTATNIGTIVQVIGPVIDVDYSKSGQLPKIYEALEIDFEVGGVANHLVLEVQQHLGQGWVRAIAMSSCEGLKRGYDVKATGAPISVPVGDGILGRIFNVTGDPVDERGPVPHTKRYPIHRPAPTLVEQDTSASILETGIKVIDLICPFTKGGKVGAFGGAGVGKTVVILELINNIAKEHGGFSVFAGVGERSREGNDLYHEMSDAGVINQADLSKSKVALVYGQMNEPPGARLRVALSALSMAEYFRDEKNQDVLLFVDNVFRFSQAGSEVSALLGRTPSAVGYQPTLASEMGTLQERITSTTKGSITSVQAVYVPADDLTDPAPANTFAHLDSTVVLERSIAELGIYPAVDPLASTSKALSPDIIGEEHYNVARGVQRVLQRYKDLQDIIAILGMDELSPEDKTTVFRARKIQRFLSQPFHVAEVFTGTPGQYVSIAETVRGFKEILEGKHDDVPEGNFYMKGGIDQIKD